Proteins found in one Deltaproteobacteria bacterium genomic segment:
- a CDS encoding acyl-CoA N-acyltransferase, giving the protein MHGIDLQPVRNTSDLKAFIEFPWRLYRNDSNWVPPIRSDVARLLTPGKHPFWKFSHRELFLARRGDEVMGRIAAIVDGNYNQYHDEKMGVWGFFECVSDPEAAVSLFSAAEQWVRGQGMEFIRGPLNPSANYETGLLIEGFDSPPTLMMAYNPAYYPDLVRLCGFKREKDLFSFLLTRESVFPEWVFPLAERLSKKGGIRIRKADRKNVKRDMRLMNNLYNEYWAHTWGFVPLTDAELEEAAKDLVHVLDPDLAFFLVDRDEPVGVCLILPDINPLLRRFNGKLGLTALLKKKLYWSEITGLRCIMFGVKEAYGQLGLPLVALDHVVRELESKEQYRFVELGWTLEDNQDINRAFQEIGVQPHKRYRIYRKDL; this is encoded by the coding sequence GTGCACGGAATCGACTTACAGCCGGTAAGAAACACGTCGGACTTGAAGGCGTTCATCGAGTTTCCTTGGCGGCTATACCGGAATGACTCCAACTGGGTTCCTCCTATAAGGTCCGATGTGGCTCGTTTGCTTACTCCGGGTAAGCACCCGTTTTGGAAATTCTCGCACCGGGAGCTTTTCCTGGCCCGGCGGGGAGACGAGGTGATGGGCCGAATTGCAGCCATTGTAGACGGGAACTACAATCAATATCACGACGAGAAAATGGGCGTCTGGGGTTTTTTCGAATGCGTTTCGGATCCGGAGGCCGCGGTGTCCCTGTTTTCGGCGGCCGAACAGTGGGTGCGCGGGCAGGGCATGGAGTTCATCAGGGGTCCCTTGAATCCTTCGGCCAACTACGAAACCGGCCTTCTGATCGAAGGGTTCGATTCGCCGCCCACCCTGATGATGGCATACAACCCTGCCTACTACCCGGACCTGGTCAGGCTGTGCGGTTTCAAAAGGGAGAAAGACCTGTTTTCGTTCCTGCTGACCAGGGAATCCGTTTTTCCCGAATGGGTGTTCCCTTTGGCGGAACGACTGTCCAAGAAAGGCGGGATCCGGATTCGCAAGGCGGACCGGAAAAACGTGAAACGAGACATGCGCCTTATGAACAACCTCTACAACGAATATTGGGCGCACACCTGGGGCTTCGTTCCATTGACGGACGCCGAGTTGGAAGAGGCGGCGAAAGACCTGGTGCACGTTCTTGACCCCGACCTGGCGTTTTTCCTCGTCGACCGGGACGAACCCGTAGGCGTCTGCCTGATCCTTCCCGACATTAATCCCCTGCTGCGGCGTTTCAACGGCAAACTGGGTCTGACCGCCCTGCTCAAGAAGAAGCTCTACTGGTCCGAGATTACGGGTTTGAGGTGCATCATGTTCGGTGTCAAGGAGGCCTACGGCCAACTGGGGCTTCCCCTGGTGGCGCTGGATCACGTTGTGCGCGAATTGGAATCCAAGGAACAATACCGGTTTGTGGAATTGGGCTGGACCCTCGAGGATAATCAGGATATCAACCGAGCTTTTCAGGAGATCGGCGTCCAACCGCACAAGCGTTATCGGATCTACCGGAAAGACCTATGA